A DNA window from Streptomyces canus contains the following coding sequences:
- a CDS encoding ATP-binding protein, translating into MSGQLMPCSPGEVGSLFLFEKLSPEQLGQLCAAGRVERFEPGPVYTEGEPATCFYVMIEGTVVLSRRVGGDDVEVNRTSQRGVYSGSMQAYLGDRVRQTYTNSMRVTEPSRFFVLPAETFSAFMQEWFPMAVHLLEGLFFGSKNTQRAIGQRERLLALGSLSAGLTHELNNPAAAAVRATATLRERVGKMRHKLGIIAQGSYSPEVMANLIDIQERTAERVAKAPVLSPLEASDREDTLADWLDDHGIQEGWRIAPTFVQGGLDVDWLDQVAATVGEEILPNAIGWLNYTVETELLMDEINDSTARISHLVDAAKQYSQLDRAPYQVADVHELLDSTLLMLSGKIGQQIKVVKEYDRTLPRIPAYPAELNQVWTNLIDNAVQAINSAGGDGTLTVRTALEHDRLLVEFRDTGPGVPPDIRGRIFDPFFTTKPVGEGTGLGLDISWRIVVNKHHGTLQVESSPGDTRFQVLLPLTAADNDTTEEPE; encoded by the coding sequence ATGAGCGGGCAGTTGATGCCGTGCAGCCCCGGGGAGGTCGGGTCGCTGTTCCTGTTCGAGAAGCTCTCGCCCGAGCAGCTCGGACAGCTGTGCGCCGCGGGCCGGGTGGAGCGGTTCGAACCGGGTCCGGTGTACACCGAGGGGGAACCCGCCACCTGCTTCTACGTGATGATCGAGGGCACGGTCGTCCTCTCCCGCCGGGTCGGCGGCGACGACGTGGAGGTCAACCGCACCTCGCAGCGCGGGGTCTACTCGGGATCCATGCAGGCCTATCTCGGGGACCGGGTGCGGCAGACCTACACCAACTCCATGCGAGTGACGGAACCTTCACGGTTCTTCGTGCTGCCCGCGGAGACGTTCTCGGCCTTCATGCAGGAGTGGTTCCCGATGGCGGTCCATCTGCTGGAGGGACTCTTCTTCGGTTCGAAGAACACCCAGCGGGCCATCGGACAGCGGGAACGGCTGCTGGCGCTCGGCTCGTTGTCCGCCGGTCTCACCCACGAGCTCAACAACCCCGCGGCGGCTGCCGTGCGAGCCACGGCGACGCTGCGCGAGCGGGTGGGCAAGATGCGGCACAAGCTCGGCATCATCGCCCAGGGCTCCTACTCCCCCGAGGTGATGGCGAACCTCATCGACATCCAGGAGCGCACCGCCGAACGCGTCGCCAAGGCGCCCGTGTTGAGCCCGCTGGAGGCGTCCGACCGGGAGGACACCCTCGCCGACTGGCTCGACGACCACGGCATCCAGGAGGGCTGGCGGATCGCCCCCACCTTCGTGCAGGGCGGCCTCGACGTGGACTGGCTGGACCAGGTCGCGGCGACCGTGGGCGAGGAGATCCTGCCGAACGCGATCGGCTGGCTCAACTACACCGTCGAGACCGAGCTGTTGATGGACGAGATCAACGACTCCACGGCCCGTATCTCGCATCTCGTCGACGCCGCGAAGCAGTACTCCCAGCTGGACCGGGCGCCGTATCAGGTGGCCGACGTGCACGAACTCCTCGACAGCACGCTGCTGATGCTGTCCGGGAAGATCGGGCAGCAGATCAAGGTGGTCAAGGAGTACGACCGGACGCTGCCGAGGATCCCGGCCTACCCCGCCGAGCTCAACCAGGTGTGGACGAACCTGATCGACAACGCGGTGCAGGCCATCAACAGCGCCGGCGGGGACGGGACGTTGACCGTCCGGACCGCGCTCGAACACGACCGGCTGCTGGTGGAGTTCCGGGACACCGGGCCCGGGGTGCCGCCGGACATCCGCGGGCGTATCTTCGACCCCTTCTTCACCACCAAGCCCGTGGGTGAGGGGACGGGGCTCGGGCTCGACATCTCCTGGCGGATCGTGGTCAACAAGCACCACGGGACGCTTCAGGTGGAGTCGTCACCGGGCGACACCCGCTTCCAGGTGCTGCTTCCGCTGACCGCCGCGGACAACGACACGACCGAGGAGCCGGAATGA
- a CDS encoding UBP-type zinc finger domain-containing protein, with amino-acid sequence MTDIKGIDPSVPPSGDGCVECDAAGGWWFHLRRCAQCGHVGCCDSSPGQHATGHFRDSGHPLVQSFEPGEEWFWNFETSEMFEAGPELAAPGNHPEGQPAPGPEGRVPADWARTLRG; translated from the coding sequence ATGACCGACATCAAGGGGATCGACCCGAGCGTGCCGCCCAGCGGGGACGGGTGCGTGGAGTGCGACGCGGCGGGCGGATGGTGGTTCCATCTGCGGCGGTGTGCGCAGTGCGGGCACGTGGGGTGCTGTGACTCCTCGCCCGGGCAGCACGCGACCGGGCATTTCCGGGACTCGGGGCATCCTCTGGTGCAGAGTTTCGAGCCGGGTGAGGAGTGGTTCTGGAACTTCGAGACGAGTGAGATGTTCGAGGCGGGGCCCGAGCTCGCGGCGCCGGGGAATCATCCGGAGGGTCAGCCGGCTCCTGGGCCGGAGGGGCGGGTGCCGGCGGATTGGGCACGGACACTGCGCGGCTGA
- a CDS encoding helix-turn-helix transcriptional regulator, whose amino-acid sequence MSQISISTPLIGREDELARLSGVLERARSGEARAVLVAGDAGVGKTRILDEVAGRAALAGMTVLTGHCVDLGDVGLPYLPFTEVLGALAQDERFADALAAYPAVGRLLGGGAVGDSGGRLRLFEGIAGLLSDLSDIAPLLLVLEDLHWADQSSRDLLRFLLSRGILQRSAGGAPTHRLAVLASYRADDLHRRHPLRPLLAELVRLPGVERLELRPMADGEVARLVRSLREAPLPDHTVRRIVERAEGNAFYAEELLAATGSGDGGMPSGLADVLLIRFEQLPDTAQQVLRTAAVAGRRVEHDLLRDAVRLPEEELETALREAIGRQLLVPGEGDTYAFRHALAREAVYADLLPGERARLHGAFARLLDGRGHRAESAAERAHHYRESHDLAESLAASLEAADHAQRVGAPAEELRHLEAALDLWSAVEPTARPSGEGVDRVRLMLRASAAAAHTGELHRAVSLTRAALAGVGQEADSELAARVRYTLAGNLMSVDNLTAAFAYSSEALAMIPADPPSRTWVWAAATHVMAARHVGENEVALRVARQALGIAEQLGVPDAQADLLISLAVLEGGGRRTEAGRNRLRQARELARQAGSTPVEMRALFNLAVGSFESGHLDECLPWLTEGLDRARRAGLLSSPYPMEMRYLQLLVLYTLGRWDDCVRAAHADAEVLPAAGGYTMAPALYVGLARGDLRAADRARALLEGPFDWMATLVAGIALTDAAALRGDPEDAVQRMRSTLAALTDDTGALPHVTVRLATLALSAVADRADELRRKGDRAGARRWAETATELVELARATAAHGERGIPQGPEGQAWLARAEAEWTRALSGPDAEAWARAVAAFDFGDVYEPARCRLRYAEALLAADRREEAAAEARAAREVFARLGATVLLEQVDELIRRGRLAEAPPTASLLTAREQDVLRLLARGRSNRQIGEELFITGKTASVHVSNILAKLGAASRTEAVAVAYRKGLIAPETTARG is encoded by the coding sequence GTGTCGCAGATCTCCATCAGTACGCCTCTCATCGGGCGAGAAGACGAGCTTGCCCGGCTCTCCGGTGTGCTGGAGCGTGCCCGCAGCGGGGAGGCCCGGGCGGTCCTCGTCGCCGGGGACGCCGGGGTCGGGAAGACCAGGATCCTGGACGAGGTGGCCGGGAGAGCTGCCCTTGCTGGGATGACCGTGCTCACCGGGCACTGTGTCGATCTCGGTGATGTCGGCCTGCCGTATCTGCCGTTCACCGAGGTCCTGGGAGCGCTCGCCCAGGACGAACGGTTCGCCGATGCCCTCGCCGCGTATCCGGCGGTGGGGCGATTGCTGGGCGGCGGCGCTGTCGGCGACTCCGGTGGGCGGCTTCGACTGTTCGAGGGGATCGCCGGGCTGCTCTCCGATCTCTCGGACATCGCTCCCCTGCTGCTCGTCCTGGAGGATCTGCACTGGGCCGATCAGTCGTCCCGCGATCTGCTGCGGTTCCTGCTCAGCCGGGGGATCCTCCAGCGGTCGGCGGGTGGGGCGCCCACACACCGGCTGGCCGTTCTCGCTTCGTACCGGGCGGATGATCTGCACCGGCGGCATCCGTTGCGTCCGCTGCTCGCCGAGCTGGTGCGGCTGCCCGGGGTCGAGCGGCTGGAGTTGCGGCCGATGGCCGACGGCGAGGTGGCCCGGCTGGTGCGGTCCCTGCGGGAGGCGCCGCTGCCGGACCACACCGTGCGGCGGATCGTCGAGCGGGCCGAGGGCAACGCGTTCTATGCCGAGGAGTTGCTCGCCGCCACGGGGAGCGGCGACGGCGGGATGCCCAGTGGGCTCGCCGATGTGCTGCTGATTCGGTTCGAGCAGCTGCCCGACACCGCTCAGCAGGTGCTGCGCACCGCCGCCGTCGCCGGGCGCCGCGTCGAGCACGACCTGCTGCGGGATGCCGTACGACTGCCCGAGGAAGAGCTGGAAACGGCGCTGCGGGAGGCCATCGGGCGACAGTTGCTGGTGCCCGGTGAAGGGGACACGTACGCGTTCCGGCATGCCCTCGCCCGTGAGGCCGTGTACGCCGATCTGCTGCCGGGTGAGCGGGCGCGGCTGCACGGGGCGTTCGCCCGGCTGCTCGACGGGCGGGGGCATCGGGCCGAGAGCGCGGCGGAGCGGGCCCACCACTACCGCGAGAGCCACGACCTGGCCGAATCCCTCGCCGCGTCGCTGGAGGCCGCGGACCACGCCCAGCGGGTGGGGGCACCCGCCGAGGAGCTACGGCATCTGGAGGCGGCCCTCGACCTGTGGTCGGCGGTGGAGCCGACGGCGCGGCCCTCGGGTGAGGGGGTCGACCGGGTGCGGCTCATGCTGCGGGCCTCGGCGGCGGCCGCGCACACCGGCGAACTGCACCGGGCGGTCTCGCTCACGCGTGCCGCGCTCGCCGGTGTCGGCCAGGAGGCGGACTCCGAACTCGCCGCCCGGGTGCGCTACACGCTCGCCGGGAACCTGATGAGCGTCGACAACCTCACCGCGGCCTTCGCCTACAGCAGCGAGGCGCTCGCCATGATCCCCGCCGATCCCCCGTCCCGTACCTGGGTGTGGGCCGCGGCCACCCATGTGATGGCGGCCCGGCACGTCGGGGAGAACGAGGTCGCGCTGCGGGTCGCCCGGCAGGCCCTCGGCATCGCCGAGCAGTTGGGCGTACCGGACGCCCAGGCGGATCTGCTGATCTCGCTGGCCGTGCTCGAAGGCGGTGGCCGCCGCACGGAGGCGGGGCGGAACCGGTTGCGTCAGGCCCGGGAGCTGGCCCGGCAGGCGGGCAGCACCCCCGTGGAGATGCGCGCTCTGTTCAATCTCGCCGTCGGCTCCTTCGAGTCCGGGCACCTCGACGAGTGCCTTCCCTGGCTCACCGAAGGGCTGGACCGTGCCCGTCGCGCCGGGCTGCTGTCGTCGCCGTATCCGATGGAGATGCGCTACCTCCAGCTGCTGGTGCTGTACACGCTGGGCCGCTGGGACGACTGTGTCCGGGCGGCGCACGCCGATGCCGAGGTGCTGCCCGCGGCCGGCGGGTACACGATGGCGCCCGCGCTGTACGTCGGGCTCGCGCGCGGCGACCTCAGGGCCGCCGACCGGGCGCGGGCCCTGCTGGAGGGGCCCTTCGACTGGATGGCCACGCTCGTCGCGGGCATCGCGCTGACCGACGCGGCGGCGCTGCGGGGCGATCCGGAGGACGCCGTACAGCGGATGCGGTCCACCCTCGCGGCGCTGACCGACGACACGGGCGCGCTTCCTCACGTCACCGTCCGGCTGGCCACCCTCGCGCTGTCCGCGGTCGCCGACCGGGCCGACGAGCTGCGCCGCAAAGGGGACCGGGCCGGGGCGCGTCGCTGGGCGGAGACCGCGACCGAACTGGTCGAGCTGGCCAGGGCCACCGCCGCGCACGGCGAGCGCGGGATACCGCAGGGCCCGGAGGGGCAGGCCTGGCTGGCCCGGGCCGAGGCGGAGTGGACACGGGCCCTGTCGGGGCCGGACGCCGAGGCCTGGGCGAGGGCGGTCGCCGCGTTCGACTTCGGTGACGTGTACGAACCGGCGCGCTGCCGGCTGCGGTACGCCGAGGCCCTGCTCGCCGCCGACCGGCGTGAGGAGGCCGCGGCCGAGGCGCGTGCCGCTCGTGAGGTGTTCGCCCGGCTCGGCGCCACGGTGCTGCTCGAGCAGGTCGACGAGCTGATCCGGCGCGGCCGGCTCGCCGAGGCCCCGCCCACCGCGTCGCTGCTCACGGCCCGCGAGCAGGACGTGCTGCGGCTGCTCGCCCGGGGGCGCAGCAACCGCCAGATCGGCGAGGAGCTGTTCATCACCGGCAAGACGGCGAGTGTGCATGTCTCCAACATCCTGGCCAAGCTGGGCGCGGCGAGCCGCACCGAGGCCGTGGCCGTCGCCTACCGCAAGGGGTTGATCGCCCCGGAGACGACGGCCCGCGGCTGA
- a CDS encoding SGNH/GDSL hydrolase family protein, with product MRRRTARGARLLAVTVAAAALQATPAPAAVSPPDGVITWGTSAYPIGDSAADRGYRMVVHTSVGGHDPRIRLSNAFGHQPVTFDSVYAGLQLKDAELVRGTNRQLTFDGSSSVTVEPGATVYSDPLSGRLAAGSNLVVSLHTPDAAGPVTGHWMALQTSYATQGDHTAEESGAHWTEGIGSWFYLDAVSVRTPGATGAVVALGDSITDGWQSTSDHNRRWPDYLARRLQKAHTTVKGVANEGISGNKVLADGAGPSALNRLDRDVLSQPGVRTVFLFEGVNDLKAHTGVTAPDLIAGYREIVDRAHDAGKCVVVSTIAPFKGWPEWDPAAETVRQGVNDFVRSHREEFDAVTDFDRVLRSPYDHERMLPVFDGGDHIHPNDKGMQAMADSVDLNSLDCARH from the coding sequence ATGAGGCGCCGGACGGCCCGAGGGGCCCGGCTCCTCGCGGTCACGGTCGCTGCCGCCGCACTCCAGGCCACGCCCGCACCGGCCGCCGTCAGCCCACCCGACGGGGTGATCACCTGGGGCACGAGCGCCTATCCCATCGGCGACTCGGCCGCCGACCGCGGCTACCGCATGGTCGTGCACACCAGCGTCGGCGGCCACGACCCGCGCATCCGGCTCTCCAACGCTTTCGGCCACCAGCCGGTCACCTTCGACAGCGTCTACGCCGGTCTCCAGCTGAAGGACGCCGAGCTGGTGCGCGGCACCAACCGGCAGCTCACCTTCGACGGGTCCTCCTCCGTCACCGTGGAACCCGGCGCCACGGTGTACAGCGACCCCTTGTCCGGCAGGCTGGCCGCCGGATCGAACCTGGTCGTCAGCCTCCACACCCCGGACGCGGCGGGCCCGGTCACCGGCCACTGGATGGCCCTGCAGACGTCCTACGCCACCCAGGGCGACCACACCGCCGAGGAGAGCGGCGCCCACTGGACCGAAGGCATCGGATCGTGGTTCTACCTTGACGCGGTCTCGGTGCGCACGCCCGGGGCCACCGGTGCCGTGGTCGCACTCGGCGACTCCATCACCGACGGCTGGCAGTCCACCAGTGACCACAACCGCCGCTGGCCCGACTACCTCGCCCGCCGCCTCCAGAAAGCCCACACCACGGTCAAGGGCGTGGCCAACGAGGGGATCTCCGGCAACAAGGTGCTGGCCGACGGCGCCGGGCCGAGCGCCCTGAACCGGCTGGACCGGGACGTCCTCTCCCAACCGGGCGTGCGCACCGTGTTCCTCTTCGAGGGGGTCAACGACCTCAAGGCCCACACCGGTGTCACGGCACCGGATCTGATCGCCGGCTACCGCGAGATCGTCGACCGGGCCCACGACGCGGGCAAGTGCGTGGTCGTCTCCACCATCGCCCCCTTCAAGGGCTGGCCGGAATGGGACCCGGCCGCCGAGACCGTACGACAGGGGGTCAACGACTTCGTCAGGAGCCACCGCGAGGAGTTCGACGCGGTCACCGACTTCGACCGCGTCCTGCGCAGCCCCTACGACCACGAGCGGATGCTCCCCGTCTTCGACGGCGGGGACCACATCCACCCCAACGACAAGGGCATGCAGGCGATGGCGGACTCCGTCGACCTGAACAGCCTGGACTGCGCCCGCCACTGA
- a CDS encoding glycosyl hydrolase family 95 catalytic domain-containing protein produces the protein MTPDPSRRGVLALTAALAALPTFTATAAPQRPADTPALDADPRHRLRWQAPADEHSMIEQGLPVGNGRLGALASNDPGRELLLVTDATLWTGGLNDILDADGQFPYGRQDFGSFTLLARLTVDIPDHDLSAVSGYRRTLDLAQGVNETSYVRSGVTYRRQIFASHPDDVIVLHFGQSGGGHYTGTITLEGTHGEEPAASFGATLPNGLRYGAAIAAFGSGGSVTVEGTHIGFTGCRELTVVLSGGTNYTPDAAAHFRDPSLDPQKLARAKVRAAARHSADTLLRTHTADHHALFGQLDVSLGTSSAEQRSLDTWERLRARARDGVPDPELEAQYLQFGRYLMIAGSRGSLPLGLQGLWLDGNDPDWMGDYHTDINIQMNYWAADRTGLSQCFDALTDYCLAQLPSWTDLTRRLFNDPRNRYRNSTGKNAGWTVAISTNPFGGGGWWWHPAGNAWLCNSLWEHYEFTASRTYLEKIYPLLKGACEFWEARLLTTTLPGTSREVLIADSDWSPEHGPLDAKGITYAQELVWALFGNYCTAAAELRKDAEFAATIAGLRKRLHLPQVSPATGWLEEWMSPDNLGETTHRHLSPLVGLFPGDRIRPDGSTPADIVEGATALLTARGMESFGWANAWRGLCWARLKNADKAYQLVVNNLRPSSGGSNGTAFNLFDIYQVEQGRGIFQIDANLGTPAAMIEMLLYSRPGHLELLPALPDAWAPSGSLTGANARGGFVVDLRWRDGKPTEARIRSAGGRTTTVAYAGSARTVTLKPGATVTLKGFDR, from the coding sequence ATGACCCCCGACCCGTCCAGACGCGGCGTCCTCGCGCTGACCGCCGCACTCGCCGCGCTGCCCACCTTCACCGCGACCGCGGCACCCCAACGACCCGCCGACACACCCGCCCTCGACGCCGACCCACGCCACCGACTCCGGTGGCAGGCTCCCGCCGACGAACACTCGATGATCGAACAGGGCCTGCCCGTCGGCAACGGCCGCCTCGGCGCCCTCGCGAGCAACGACCCCGGCCGCGAACTCCTTCTCGTCACCGACGCCACCCTGTGGACCGGCGGCCTCAACGACATCCTCGACGCAGACGGCCAATTCCCTTACGGCCGACAGGACTTCGGCTCCTTCACCCTGCTGGCCCGGCTCACCGTCGACATCCCCGACCACGACCTGTCCGCCGTCTCCGGCTACCGCCGCACCCTCGACCTCGCCCAGGGCGTGAACGAAACGTCGTACGTCCGCTCCGGCGTGACCTACCGGCGCCAGATCTTCGCCAGTCACCCCGACGACGTCATCGTCCTGCACTTCGGCCAGAGCGGAGGAGGCCACTACACCGGCACGATCACGCTGGAGGGAACCCACGGCGAGGAGCCCGCGGCCTCCTTCGGCGCCACCCTCCCGAACGGCCTGAGATACGGGGCCGCGATCGCGGCGTTCGGCTCCGGCGGCAGCGTCACCGTCGAAGGGACGCACATCGGCTTCACCGGGTGCAGGGAGCTCACCGTCGTCCTGAGCGGAGGCACCAACTACACGCCCGACGCCGCCGCGCACTTCCGTGACCCCTCCCTCGACCCGCAGAAGCTCGCACGCGCCAAGGTCCGGGCCGCAGCCCGTCACTCGGCGGACACCCTGCTGCGCACCCACACCGCCGACCATCACGCCCTGTTCGGGCAGTTGGACGTCTCGCTCGGCACCTCCTCCGCCGAGCAGCGCTCCCTCGACACCTGGGAGCGCCTGCGCGCACGCGCCCGGGACGGGGTGCCCGACCCCGAACTGGAGGCCCAGTACCTGCAGTTCGGCCGCTACCTGATGATCGCGGGATCACGCGGCAGCCTCCCGCTGGGCCTCCAGGGACTGTGGCTCGACGGCAACGACCCGGACTGGATGGGCGACTACCACACCGACATCAACATCCAGATGAACTACTGGGCGGCCGACCGGACCGGTCTGTCCCAGTGCTTCGACGCGCTCACCGACTACTGCCTCGCCCAGCTCCCGTCCTGGACCGACCTCACCCGCAGGCTGTTCAACGACCCCCGCAACCGCTACCGCAACTCCACGGGGAAGAACGCCGGCTGGACGGTCGCCATCTCCACCAACCCCTTCGGCGGAGGCGGCTGGTGGTGGCACCCGGCGGGCAACGCCTGGCTGTGCAACTCCCTCTGGGAACACTACGAGTTCACCGCCTCCCGCACCTATCTGGAGAAGATCTACCCCCTCCTGAAAGGCGCCTGCGAGTTCTGGGAGGCGCGGCTGCTGACCACGACCCTCCCGGGCACCTCACGGGAGGTCCTGATCGCCGACAGCGACTGGTCGCCCGAGCACGGCCCGCTCGACGCCAAGGGCATCACCTACGCCCAGGAACTCGTCTGGGCGCTGTTCGGCAACTACTGCACGGCCGCGGCCGAGTTGAGAAAGGACGCGGAATTCGCCGCCACGATCGCCGGCCTCCGCAAGCGCCTCCACCTCCCCCAGGTCAGCCCCGCCACGGGCTGGCTGGAGGAGTGGATGTCCCCGGACAACCTCGGCGAGACCACCCACCGCCACCTGTCGCCGCTCGTCGGTCTCTTCCCCGGCGACCGCATCCGCCCCGACGGCTCCACCCCGGCCGACATCGTCGAGGGTGCCACCGCCCTGCTCACCGCACGCGGCATGGAGAGCTTCGGCTGGGCCAACGCCTGGCGCGGTCTGTGCTGGGCCCGCCTCAAGAACGCCGACAAGGCCTACCAGTTGGTGGTCAACAACCTCCGGCCCTCCAGCGGAGGCAGCAACGGCACCGCCTTCAACCTCTTCGACATCTACCAGGTGGAACAGGGCCGCGGAATCTTTCAGATCGACGCGAATCTGGGTACCCCTGCGGCGATGATCGAGATGCTGCTCTACTCCCGCCCCGGCCACCTGGAACTCCTGCCTGCCCTGCCCGACGCCTGGGCCCCCTCCGGCTCTCTCACGGGAGCGAACGCACGCGGCGGCTTCGTCGTGGACCTGCGCTGGCGTGATGGGAAACCGACCGAAGCACGGATCCGCAGCGCCGGAGGCCGCACCACGACGGTCGCGTACGCGGGAAGCGCCCGCACGGTGACGCTGAAGCCGGGCGCCACGGTCACCCTGAAGGGCTTCGACCGATGA
- a CDS encoding alpha-galactosidase D: MRSSSYFALPARALLVLALTAVAVPTAHAADAPAPSLAAKPYMGWSSWSMQSSKYPGLNPDGDYSYLTEANVLKQTDAMAAKLKKYGYEYVDIDAGWWMDKAWKSGFDQYGRQKPDPVRFPHGMKAVADHIHAKGLKAGIYLPAGLEKGAYDDGTTPIWNADGCTTADIVYDDLRTTNGWDSAYKLDFSKPCTDKYIDSQAQLIAQWGYDFLKLDGVGPGSGKSGDQYDNVADVAAWNRAIAGTGRPIHLELSWSLDIGHAADWKKYSQGWRIDTDVECYCNTLVSWENSVDDRWDDTPAWTRHAGPGGWNDLDSLDVGNGQMDGLTKAERQSYATLWAIAKSPLYTGDDLTRLDSYGLSLLTNREVIGLNQGPNPPAHPVTPSDPQQVWSARNTDGTYTVALFNLADAPAAVTADWTTLGFTGKASVRDLWNHENLGTYKNTVTQALPAHGSRLFTVTPHGTGLAFTGYEAESSANTLGGNASVADCSACSDGKKVGNLYLGGTLTFRDVVVAKTGTYQIKVSYISGDARSVDISANGGGATRHKLPATGDWGTVSSVYVPVTLKAGANTITFDSGTGYAPDIDRIDVPKS, from the coding sequence ATGCGGTCATCCTCGTACTTCGCCCTGCCCGCCAGAGCCCTGCTGGTGCTCGCTCTCACGGCGGTCGCCGTCCCCACGGCCCACGCCGCCGACGCGCCCGCGCCCTCCCTCGCCGCCAAGCCCTACATGGGCTGGTCCAGTTGGAGCATGCAGTCGTCCAAGTACCCCGGCCTCAACCCGGACGGTGACTACAGCTACCTGACCGAGGCCAACGTCCTGAAGCAGACCGACGCCATGGCCGCCAAGCTGAAGAAGTACGGCTACGAGTACGTCGACATCGACGCCGGCTGGTGGATGGACAAGGCCTGGAAGTCCGGGTTCGACCAGTACGGCCGCCAGAAGCCCGACCCGGTCCGCTTCCCGCACGGCATGAAGGCCGTCGCCGACCACATCCACGCCAAGGGCCTCAAGGCCGGCATCTATCTCCCGGCCGGCCTGGAGAAGGGGGCGTACGACGACGGGACGACGCCGATCTGGAACGCCGACGGCTGCACCACCGCCGACATCGTGTACGACGACCTGCGCACCACCAACGGCTGGGACAGCGCCTACAAGCTCGACTTCTCCAAGCCGTGCACGGACAAGTACATAGACTCCCAGGCCCAGTTGATCGCCCAATGGGGCTACGACTTCCTCAAGCTCGACGGGGTCGGCCCCGGTTCCGGCAAGAGCGGCGACCAGTACGACAACGTTGCCGACGTGGCCGCCTGGAACAGGGCGATAGCCGGCACCGGCCGCCCCATCCACCTCGAACTCTCCTGGTCCCTCGACATCGGACACGCCGCCGACTGGAAGAAGTACTCGCAGGGCTGGCGCATCGACACCGACGTCGAGTGCTACTGCAACACCCTGGTCAGCTGGGAGAACTCGGTCGACGACCGCTGGGACGACACCCCCGCCTGGACCCGGCACGCCGGACCCGGCGGCTGGAACGACCTCGACTCCCTCGATGTCGGCAACGGGCAGATGGACGGCCTCACCAAAGCCGAACGGCAGAGCTACGCCACCCTGTGGGCCATCGCCAAGTCCCCCCTCTACACCGGCGACGACCTCACCCGCCTGGACTCCTACGGCCTGTCCCTGCTGACCAACCGCGAGGTCATCGGCCTCAACCAGGGTCCCAACCCGCCCGCACACCCGGTCACCCCGTCCGACCCGCAACAGGTCTGGTCCGCCAGGAACACCGACGGCACCTACACCGTCGCCCTGTTCAACCTCGCCGACGCCCCCGCCGCCGTCACCGCCGACTGGACCACCCTCGGCTTCACCGGCAAGGCGTCCGTCCGCGACCTGTGGAACCACGAGAACCTCGGCACCTACAAGAACACGGTGACCCAGGCCCTGCCCGCCCACGGCTCGCGCCTGTTCACGGTCACCCCGCACGGCACCGGACTCGCCTTCACGGGATACGAGGCCGAGTCCTCCGCGAACACCCTCGGCGGCAACGCCTCCGTCGCCGACTGCTCCGCCTGCTCCGACGGAAAGAAGGTCGGCAACTTGTACCTCGGCGGGACCCTGACCTTCCGCGACGTCGTCGTCGCCAAGACCGGCACCTACCAGATCAAGGTCTCCTACATCAGCGGTGACGCCCGCTCGGTGGACATCTCGGCCAACGGCGGCGGCGCCACCCGCCACAAGCTCCCCGCCACCGGCGACTGGGGGACCGTGTCGAGCGTGTACGTGCCCGTGACGCTCAAGGCCGGCGCCAACACGATCACCTTCGACAGCGGCACCGGCTACGCACCGGACATCGACCGGATCGACGTACCGAAGTCCTGA